The following proteins come from a genomic window of Alicyclobacillus dauci:
- a CDS encoding RNA polymerase sigma factor SigX, with protein MPELPEQFVLVFKQHYPTVVRQLIALVHDRTIAEDLAQETFLRLYRKPPDDLSRIGPWLYRVAMRLGYDHLRSVHREQKLSLASSEQPDTIQVQPSGEESFMQKLDREDVLNVLGRLSDRDRQVLLLRHSGYSYVEIAHVLGVNKSIVGTMLNRALSRFKQAYEQEDGVQHG; from the coding sequence GTGCCTGAGTTACCAGAGCAGTTTGTCTTGGTGTTCAAACAACACTATCCGACTGTTGTGCGCCAGTTGATAGCCTTGGTACACGACAGAACGATTGCTGAGGATTTGGCGCAGGAGACGTTTCTTCGGCTTTATCGGAAACCGCCGGATGATTTGTCGCGGATCGGACCTTGGCTCTACCGCGTGGCGATGAGACTCGGTTACGACCATCTTCGATCCGTCCATCGGGAACAAAAGCTGAGCCTCGCATCCAGTGAACAGCCGGATACGATTCAAGTGCAGCCGTCTGGTGAAGAGTCTTTCATGCAGAAGCTGGACCGTGAAGATGTTTTGAATGTGTTGGGACGGTTGTCGGATCGGGATCGGCAAGTGCTTCTATTGCGTCACAGCGGGTACAGTTACGTGGAGATTGCTCACGTGCTTGGCGTCAACAAGAGCATTGTCGGGACGATGCTGAACCGAGCGTTGTCCAGGTTTAAACAAGCATACGAACAGGAGGATGGAGTCCAACATGGCTGA
- a CDS encoding YmaF family protein, producing the protein MDDEQWVYGLVVEQGGSRETESESESQGNDHTHEIFLITWDGRLLHTHGFSGITSVDVGHRHAYSALTRPAPSGVPHTHAYETVTTLNDGHRHRISGRTGPAIPLPGGGHIHYFRGVTTVDGRVPHRHTYSGRTGKEQ; encoded by the coding sequence ATGGATGACGAACAATGGGTTTACGGACTCGTGGTGGAACAGGGAGGTTCAAGAGAAACAGAATCAGAATCGGAATCACAGGGAAATGATCACACGCATGAAATTTTCCTGATTACATGGGATGGACGGCTGCTACACACCCACGGATTCTCCGGTATCACATCTGTTGATGTAGGACATCGCCATGCTTATTCGGCGTTGACACGTCCAGCCCCGAGCGGCGTGCCGCACACACACGCTTATGAGACAGTCACGACCCTGAACGACGGACATCGCCATCGCATCAGCGGGCGAACTGGCCCAGCCATTCCTTTACCAGGGGGAGGGCATATCCACTACTTTCGTGGCGTCACGACGGTGGATGGGCGCGTACCTCACCGCCACACATATAGTGGGAGAACGGGGAAGGAACAGTGA
- a CDS encoding glycosyl hydrolase-related protein, translating to MHCDSAMVQIDALKKSEDGNQIFLRVHEFAGHRGSLRISSDFQIRSWQACNLLKKPISERYEAESAAPTRPWHSFVAPLTCVPE from the coding sequence ATGCACTGCGATTCCGCCATGGTACAGATTGATGCTTTAAAGAAAAGTGAAGACGGCAATCAAATTTTCTTGCGTGTTCATGAGTTTGCCGGCCACCGTGGATCACTTCGGATATCGAGCGACTTTCAGATTCGATCATGGCAAGCGTGTAATCTGCTCAAAAAGCCGATTTCTGAGCGGTATGAGGCTGAATCGGCGGCTCCGACAAGACCCTGGCATTCCTTTGTTGCCCCCTTGACCTGCGTACCCGAGTGA
- a CDS encoding glycoside hydrolase domain-containing protein, which produces MQSIGHAASAPAHGKGFDTATKLTSSTAAALRQQGYSFCLRYLPFASNVPSSTADLDHAETALVLNAGLALMPVQHVRFEGWHPTSDLGTKDGQAARTHAFQAGIPAHVNVWLDLEGVAQRTPARRIVDYCNAWYDSVAAWGYVPGLYVGWNCGLGGDSLYRDLKVKHYWKSASDVPTPAVRGYQMRQVEVDKRVCGIAIDEDVLQHDALGETVMWLSTTCGI; this is translated from the coding sequence ATGCAGTCTATCGGCCACGCCGCATCAGCGCCTGCACACGGGAAAGGATTCGACACTGCCACCAAACTCACGTCCTCCACTGCCGCGGCACTGCGGCAACAGGGATATTCATTTTGCCTGCGCTATCTGCCGTTTGCGAGCAACGTGCCATCGTCCACTGCGGATCTCGATCACGCCGAAACGGCCCTCGTCCTGAACGCCGGTCTGGCGCTCATGCCTGTTCAGCACGTTCGCTTTGAAGGCTGGCATCCCACATCCGATCTCGGTACGAAAGATGGCCAAGCAGCCCGCACGCATGCCTTTCAAGCTGGCATTCCTGCACATGTCAACGTTTGGCTGGATCTCGAGGGCGTGGCTCAAAGGACGCCGGCGAGGCGGATCGTGGATTATTGCAACGCTTGGTATGACTCGGTGGCGGCTTGGGGGTATGTGCCCGGACTATACGTCGGCTGGAACTGTGGTCTGGGTGGGGATTCACTGTATCGTGATTTGAAAGTGAAACACTATTGGAAATCGGCAAGCGACGTACCAACGCCTGCCGTACGGGGATATCAGATGAGGCAAGTTGAGGTGGACAAGAGGGTTTGTGGGATCGCAATCGATGAAGATGTCCTTCAACACGATGCACTTGGTGAGACAGTCATGTGGCTGTCCACAACATGCGGGATATGA
- a CDS encoding alpha/beta hydrolase, whose amino-acid sequence MGLRPHVKSFLESIPSDDSASIPSVVELRHNQKSRSVPLDQRPPVWKVEDILVPENGWKIPIRIYTPNMHHKLPLLLYFHGGGFSIGSLESHDLICRRLANELGWKIIAVDYRLAPENPFPSGVEDCYAVTQWCSTNAPLLDINSSMIAVAGDSSGGNFATVVSMMARDRGTPPIYKQVLICPNTEYYQSHIPTKYESYMECGSKYLTTDRGISQFWTWYMPNINEAHHPYASPMDAQDLSNLPPALILTAEYDPLRDEGETYARRLHESGVSVRSIRYEGTIHGFLGLFADEEEGQQAYSAITHFLKRSQ is encoded by the coding sequence ATGGGACTTCGCCCGCATGTTAAATCCTTTCTTGAGTCGATTCCTTCGGACGACTCTGCATCAATACCGAGCGTTGTGGAGTTACGTCACAATCAAAAGTCGAGAAGCGTTCCTCTCGATCAAAGACCCCCTGTTTGGAAAGTTGAAGATATACTCGTCCCAGAGAATGGATGGAAAATTCCCATTCGTATTTATACACCCAACATGCACCACAAGCTTCCGCTTCTCCTATATTTTCATGGTGGGGGATTCAGTATCGGAAGTCTGGAGAGCCATGACCTCATATGTCGTCGATTGGCCAATGAGTTGGGGTGGAAAATCATCGCTGTAGATTACAGACTCGCTCCAGAAAATCCGTTTCCCTCAGGAGTAGAAGATTGCTACGCCGTTACACAGTGGTGTAGTACGAACGCCCCCTTGTTAGACATAAACTCCTCGATGATAGCGGTGGCAGGAGATAGCTCTGGTGGGAATTTCGCAACGGTAGTGAGTATGATGGCACGCGATCGAGGAACACCACCCATTTACAAACAAGTGTTGATTTGTCCCAACACGGAATATTACCAGTCTCATATTCCGACAAAATATGAATCCTACATGGAATGTGGGTCAAAGTATCTCACAACTGATCGAGGCATTAGCCAGTTTTGGACATGGTACATGCCAAATATCAACGAAGCTCATCACCCATACGCATCCCCCATGGATGCACAAGATTTATCGAATTTACCACCTGCATTGATTCTTACTGCTGAATACGATCCGTTAAGAGATGAAGGGGAAACTTACGCACGCAGGCTTCACGAATCTGGTGTATCCGTTCGGTCAATTCGGTACGAGGGTACAATTCACGGGTTCTTGGGGCTCTTTGCAGATGAAGAAGAAGGTCAACAAGCCTATTCAGCCATAACGCATTTTTTGAAACGATCTCAATAA
- a CDS encoding FAD-binding oxidoreductase translates to MSTLKSDLQSFLRPDQVSDNVSILAQHSRDESYHEPVLPDVVVFPESTDDVVKIVSYASANQIPIVPFGTGTSLEGHVVPIQRGISMDMMRMNKVLEVRPDDFLVCVQPGVLKEQLNEELGRYGLFFAVDPGANASLGGMAATNASGTTTVRYGAMRDNVRSLEVVLPNGTVIHTASLAAKSSSGYNLTGLFVGSEGTLGVITELWVRVWGIPEKTIAARAEFPDVESCVRASTAIVGAGIPVVRMELVDGPFVEAFNKYTGSTFSPNPTLFLEFNGNARNVEADVEAAMEIIQEEGCTTFDHVSDDQARHTMWETRHNALYAFMHQYPGYGHMSTDVCVPVSKLPAAVVRAKELLDETGARGAIVGHVGDGNFHVTMAVRTDDPEDVARANRFNEALVHTSLELGGTCTGEHGVGLGKMKYQEIEHGEAISVMRAIHSILDPLNIMNPGKLVDSPATVESHHA, encoded by the coding sequence ATGAGTACACTGAAATCTGATTTACAAAGTTTTTTGCGCCCGGATCAAGTTTCGGACAACGTCAGTATTCTTGCACAGCATAGTCGCGATGAGTCGTACCACGAACCAGTACTGCCGGATGTCGTTGTCTTTCCTGAGTCGACGGATGACGTGGTGAAGATTGTGTCGTACGCATCGGCCAACCAAATCCCCATCGTGCCATTTGGCACGGGTACAAGTTTGGAGGGCCATGTCGTGCCCATCCAACGCGGAATCAGCATGGACATGATGCGCATGAACAAAGTACTCGAAGTCCGTCCGGATGACTTTCTGGTTTGCGTCCAGCCAGGCGTCCTCAAGGAACAATTGAACGAGGAACTGGGTCGCTACGGACTGTTTTTCGCGGTGGATCCCGGCGCCAACGCCTCCCTCGGCGGCATGGCCGCAACCAATGCGAGCGGCACGACGACGGTGCGCTACGGAGCCATGCGAGACAACGTCCGATCACTCGAAGTCGTCCTGCCTAACGGCACCGTCATTCACACGGCTTCTCTGGCCGCAAAATCGTCGTCTGGCTACAATTTGACCGGCCTGTTCGTCGGCTCGGAGGGAACGCTCGGGGTCATTACAGAGCTATGGGTTCGCGTGTGGGGAATACCGGAAAAGACCATCGCCGCCCGCGCAGAATTCCCGGACGTCGAGAGTTGCGTTCGGGCGTCCACGGCCATCGTCGGCGCTGGCATTCCAGTGGTACGCATGGAACTCGTCGACGGCCCGTTCGTCGAAGCGTTCAATAAATATACTGGCTCTACTTTTTCTCCCAATCCCACATTGTTCTTGGAGTTCAACGGCAATGCCCGCAACGTGGAAGCCGACGTGGAGGCCGCAATGGAGATCATCCAGGAAGAGGGATGCACGACATTCGATCACGTCTCCGACGACCAAGCCCGCCACACCATGTGGGAGACCCGTCATAACGCCCTATACGCGTTCATGCACCAGTATCCAGGATACGGACATATGTCGACAGACGTCTGTGTACCGGTATCGAAGCTGCCAGCGGCCGTTGTGCGGGCCAAAGAGCTCCTCGACGAAACGGGTGCACGGGGCGCCATCGTCGGCCACGTTGGCGACGGAAACTTCCACGTGACCATGGCCGTTCGCACGGATGATCCGGAAGACGTCGCCCGGGCCAATCGCTTCAACGAAGCGTTGGTTCACACATCCTTGGAGCTCGGGGGCACTTGCACAGGCGAACACGGAGTTGGACTGGGGAAAATGAAGTACCAGGAAATCGAGCACGGCGAAGCCATTTCAGTCATGCGCGCCATCCACTCCATTCTCGATCCGCTCAACATCATGAACCCCGGCAAGCTGGTCGACTCGCCTGCAACAGTGGAGAGTCACCACGCGTAA
- a CDS encoding fumarylacetoacetate hydrolase family protein has product MKTIRYSNPADNRVELGILHGDDVFSVTHQVPSWTDPVPMWHALRALGITAAEAEAQLSTGPCLSFADLERQGRLLPPVVSPEVWASGVTYERSREARNAETQIKDSVYDRVYVAERPELFFKATYDRVVAPGHPVALRSDSQWMVPEPELCIVISAAGDLIGWTVGNDLSSRDIEGENPLYLPQAKVFARSCSFGPVLLWNTGEQRPEEWDIELTIARDGVIAFQGSVSFSQFRRSFATLIEYLRRDNPIQDGTVLMTGTGIVPPDEFTLANGDVVEIFIDAVGMLRNPVEAQVMSRSVEV; this is encoded by the coding sequence ATGAAAACCATCCGCTACAGCAACCCAGCTGACAATCGTGTGGAGCTTGGTATTCTCCACGGTGACGACGTGTTTTCCGTTACTCATCAAGTACCCTCGTGGACCGATCCGGTTCCCATGTGGCACGCACTTCGCGCACTCGGTATCACCGCGGCCGAAGCGGAGGCACAGCTCTCTACAGGTCCTTGTCTGTCGTTCGCAGATCTGGAGCGCCAGGGACGGCTTTTGCCGCCCGTTGTTTCACCCGAGGTGTGGGCGTCCGGCGTCACCTACGAACGAAGCCGCGAAGCGCGCAATGCGGAGACGCAAATCAAGGACAGCGTGTACGATCGCGTCTATGTCGCCGAGCGTCCCGAATTGTTTTTCAAAGCCACATATGATCGGGTCGTCGCCCCCGGGCATCCCGTCGCACTGCGATCCGATTCGCAGTGGATGGTCCCTGAACCAGAGTTGTGCATCGTCATTTCAGCAGCTGGCGATCTAATTGGCTGGACTGTGGGCAACGACCTCAGCTCGCGTGACATCGAAGGCGAGAACCCACTTTACCTGCCCCAAGCCAAGGTGTTCGCGAGAAGCTGTTCGTTTGGCCCGGTGCTTCTGTGGAATACAGGGGAACAGCGCCCTGAGGAGTGGGACATCGAGTTGACCATCGCTCGGGACGGCGTTATAGCGTTCCAAGGCTCGGTCTCATTCTCACAATTTCGGCGGAGCTTCGCCACACTCATCGAGTACCTTCGCCGAGATAACCCCATTCAGGACGGCACCGTTTTAATGACGGGAACAGGCATTGTCCCGCCGGACGAATTTACGCTGGCAAACGGCGACGTCGTCGAGATATTCATTGACGCAGTCGGTATGTTGAGGAATCCAGTGGAAGCACAGGTAATGTCAAGGAGTGTTGAAGTATGA
- a CDS encoding aldehyde dehydrogenase family protein: MESSNWINGEWIVPTAGEMVVHSPSDVKQEVGVIHLSSVKDVLEAGRAARNALSVWASMIPSGRGDILFKAAALLEEQADDVARLASMEMGKPISEMKGEVIRGVNLLKYYAAEGVRAVGDVIPASQDKVLQYTKRAPLGVVGIITPWNFPVAIPIWKIAPALICGNTVVWKPAEVASLSATRVTRVFAEAGLPAGVLNLVVGQGSLVGNALIEQVDLDGISFTGSTKTGMHVASIAAKRNIKYQTEMGGKNAAVILDDADLTVTVPAVLSGAFRSAGQKCTATSRIIVEKSIEGAFRDKLRDELAKIYVGSALDPKSYLGPVASQAQYETVCSYVDLAHKEAQVAAEGELQVDPQRGYYVAPLVVEGVDAQHRLVQEEIFGPVAVLLEAHDFEEALSQCNDTVYGLSASVFTRDIRRGMRFLDETQAGMVRINLESAGVEYQAPFGGMKSSSSHSREQGQAALDFYSQTKTCAVYFG, translated from the coding sequence ATGGAATCTAGCAACTGGATTAACGGTGAGTGGATTGTACCGACTGCGGGAGAAATGGTTGTTCATAGCCCGTCTGATGTGAAGCAGGAAGTGGGTGTCATCCATCTGTCGTCCGTCAAAGACGTACTGGAAGCGGGACGCGCGGCTCGAAACGCACTGTCGGTCTGGGCTTCCATGATTCCGTCCGGCCGTGGTGACATTCTCTTCAAGGCCGCCGCTCTGCTGGAAGAACAAGCCGACGATGTAGCGCGGTTGGCAAGCATGGAGATGGGCAAGCCGATATCGGAAATGAAAGGTGAAGTCATTCGCGGCGTGAATTTGTTGAAGTATTACGCTGCCGAAGGTGTTCGTGCCGTGGGAGACGTCATCCCCGCAAGCCAGGACAAGGTGCTGCAGTACACCAAGCGTGCACCGCTTGGCGTGGTCGGCATCATCACACCGTGGAATTTCCCAGTGGCCATCCCCATCTGGAAGATTGCGCCCGCGCTCATTTGCGGCAACACCGTCGTGTGGAAGCCTGCGGAGGTCGCGTCGCTGTCTGCCACGCGCGTCACGAGAGTCTTCGCGGAGGCCGGACTTCCTGCGGGCGTGCTCAATCTCGTCGTAGGTCAAGGCAGTCTCGTTGGCAACGCGCTCATTGAACAGGTCGATCTCGACGGCATCAGCTTCACCGGCTCCACCAAGACGGGCATGCACGTCGCTTCCATCGCGGCCAAGCGAAACATCAAGTACCAGACGGAAATGGGTGGAAAAAACGCAGCCGTGATCCTCGATGATGCCGATCTCACCGTCACTGTACCAGCCGTGCTCAGCGGCGCCTTTCGCTCGGCGGGGCAGAAGTGCACGGCGACGAGCCGGATTATTGTGGAGAAGTCGATTGAAGGGGCATTCAGAGACAAGCTGAGAGACGAACTAGCCAAGATTTACGTCGGTTCAGCGCTTGACCCGAAATCGTATCTCGGTCCCGTCGCCTCGCAAGCGCAATACGAAACGGTCTGCTCATATGTTGACCTCGCGCATAAAGAGGCACAAGTCGCGGCAGAAGGCGAGTTACAAGTCGACCCACAGCGCGGCTACTATGTTGCCCCGCTCGTCGTGGAGGGCGTTGACGCTCAACATAGGCTAGTTCAGGAGGAGATTTTCGGGCCAGTTGCCGTCTTGTTGGAAGCGCATGACTTTGAGGAGGCACTGTCACAGTGTAACGACACAGTATACGGGCTAAGTGCATCCGTCTTCACGCGCGACATCCGGCGCGGCATGCGTTTCCTCGATGAAACACAAGCTGGCATGGTTCGCATCAATTTGGAATCGGCTGGTGTTGAGTATCAAGCTCCCTTTGGAGGCATGAAAAGCTCAAGTTCACATAGTCGTGAACAAGGGCAAGCTGCGCTCGATTTCTACAGTCAAACGAAAACCTGTGCCGTTTACTTCGGATAA
- a CDS encoding YjhG/YagF family D-xylonate dehydratase — MDALSAILHSDRTDLYEIPTHARGPQGRLPLDPEMLKSWASGDLFGLTQSVGMGWEPSKVLGKQVLMVSTQGGIRNPDGTPTALGYHTGHWEIGLLLEAAAKEFRRLGAVPYSAYVSDPCDGRSQGTAGMFDSLPYRNDAAMVMRRLIRSLPMRKAVMGVATCDKGLPATMIALASIRSLPGILVPGGVTLAAEDGEDAGKVQTIGARYVHGEISLEYAAEVACKACATPGGGCQFLGTAATSQVVAEALGMALPHSALIPSGQPIWEEMAIHSARALLHISQLGWGMENILTNDALHNAMVLHAAFGGSTNLLLHIPAIAHAAGLTMPTVADWHEVNCEVPRIVSVLPNGPVDYPTVYVFLAGGVPEVMLHLRRKGLLHTGVKTVSGQSLGEVLDWWEDSERRHQVRRHLTEVTGVDPDDVIMDPQMASARGLTSTITFPRGNLAPQGAVIKSTSIDPSVVDEDGVYRHTGPAKVFTTERQAMQAIKNGDVQPGDVLVLIGRGPSGTGMEETYQLTSALKHLPFGKQVALITDARFSGVSTGACIGHIGPEALAGGPIGKLRNGDIVQIIVDRNHLTGSVDFVGHGTSVYSPKQAAAILAAREPHPDLAPDPDLPDDTRLWAALQDVSGGAWSGAVYDVDKIIQVIEAGKKALNL, encoded by the coding sequence ATGGACGCGTTATCGGCGATTTTACATTCGGATCGAACGGATCTCTACGAAATTCCCACACATGCACGTGGACCACAGGGGAGGCTTCCATTGGATCCCGAGATGCTCAAATCTTGGGCCAGCGGCGATCTCTTCGGGTTGACACAGAGTGTCGGCATGGGGTGGGAGCCAAGTAAGGTTCTCGGCAAGCAGGTGCTCATGGTGAGCACGCAGGGTGGCATTCGGAACCCGGACGGCACGCCTACAGCGCTCGGCTATCACACGGGCCACTGGGAGATCGGGTTGCTGCTTGAGGCTGCCGCGAAAGAGTTTCGGCGCCTAGGTGCTGTGCCGTACTCCGCATACGTCAGTGACCCTTGTGATGGACGCTCTCAAGGCACAGCTGGCATGTTTGATTCGCTGCCGTACCGGAATGATGCAGCGATGGTCATGCGACGACTCATTCGTTCCCTGCCTATGCGCAAGGCGGTCATGGGTGTTGCCACGTGTGACAAGGGCCTTCCTGCAACGATGATCGCCCTCGCGTCCATCCGGTCACTACCGGGAATTCTCGTGCCGGGCGGGGTGACGCTCGCGGCGGAAGATGGGGAAGATGCCGGCAAGGTCCAAACCATTGGGGCCCGCTATGTGCACGGAGAGATCAGTCTGGAGTACGCCGCGGAAGTGGCGTGCAAAGCATGTGCCACACCAGGTGGGGGATGTCAGTTTCTCGGGACGGCGGCCACGTCCCAAGTTGTCGCGGAAGCACTCGGCATGGCGTTGCCTCACTCGGCACTGATCCCTTCGGGACAGCCGATATGGGAGGAAATGGCCATTCACTCCGCTCGCGCTTTGTTGCATATCAGCCAACTGGGCTGGGGCATGGAGAATATTCTCACAAATGATGCACTCCACAATGCGATGGTGTTGCACGCGGCCTTTGGCGGATCGACCAATCTGTTGTTGCATATTCCCGCCATTGCGCACGCCGCGGGGCTGACCATGCCGACGGTAGCCGACTGGCACGAGGTGAACTGTGAGGTGCCGAGGATCGTGAGCGTCTTGCCGAACGGCCCGGTCGACTATCCAACGGTGTATGTGTTCCTCGCCGGGGGCGTTCCGGAAGTGATGCTTCACTTACGGCGAAAAGGACTGCTTCACACCGGCGTCAAAACGGTCTCGGGTCAATCGCTCGGCGAAGTCCTCGATTGGTGGGAGGACTCCGAACGACGCCATCAAGTTCGCCGCCATTTGACGGAAGTGACAGGCGTGGACCCAGACGACGTCATCATGGATCCGCAGATGGCGTCGGCCAGAGGGCTGACTTCCACTATCACGTTCCCACGGGGGAACCTGGCACCGCAAGGTGCCGTCATCAAGTCGACGTCCATCGATCCGTCTGTCGTGGACGAAGACGGCGTCTATCGCCACACGGGACCGGCAAAAGTGTTCACGACCGAACGCCAAGCCATGCAGGCCATCAAAAATGGCGATGTCCAACCAGGTGACGTCCTGGTGCTCATCGGTCGGGGACCGTCCGGCACAGGTATGGAAGAAACCTATCAACTGACGTCCGCACTCAAACATCTCCCGTTTGGCAAACAAGTTGCCCTCATTACGGATGCACGCTTTTCGGGTGTGTCTACGGGCGCTTGCATTGGTCACATCGGACCTGAGGCCTTGGCCGGTGGGCCTATCGGGAAGTTGAGAAATGGCGACATCGTACAAATCATCGTTGACAGGAATCATTTGACGGGATCGGTGGACTTCGTTGGCCACGGTACGAGCGTATATTCACCTAAACAAGCAGCCGCAATCTTGGCCGCTAGGGAACCCCATCCCGATCTCGCTCCTGATCCGGACTTGCCGGACGACACGAGGCTTTGGGCGGCACTCCAGGACGTGAGTGGCGGAGCTTGGAGCGGGGCTGTCTACGACGTGGATAAAATCATTCAAGTCATCGAAGCAGGGAAAAAGGCCTTGAATTTATAA
- a CDS encoding MFS transporter, which yields MPIIFITYSFAYVDRSNFGFGAAGGMANTLHITPGITSLIGSLFFLGYFFFQIPGANYAEKKSAKKLLLWSMILWGLLAAATGVITNVSLLLVDRFLLGIVESAVFPSLLILISHWFTKGERSRANTILILGNPATVLWMSIASGYLVKFFGWQWMFIIEGLIAIVWSIVWWFTVKDQPQEASWLTSQEKSDLLEVLKEEQKEIQPVPNLLAAAKSRNVFCLMAVYFFWSVGIYGFIMWLPSILKQMSHAGIAATGWLSALPYLLAIFAMIGISYISDKTLRRKAAVWPCLSLGGVLLYVSFQVGTQHFILSYILLILAGASMYAPYGPFFAAITEMLPRNVAGGAMALVNSMGALGSFVGTYVVGLIKGSAGGLQAAFLFMGVAMLLSGIFMALVKGRRNGNAHNSTTASYSK from the coding sequence ATGCCCATCATTTTCATCACGTATAGCTTCGCGTATGTGGATCGGTCGAACTTCGGTTTCGGAGCGGCCGGTGGAATGGCGAACACCCTGCATATCACCCCGGGAATCACATCGCTTATCGGCTCACTATTTTTTCTGGGCTATTTCTTCTTCCAAATCCCTGGCGCAAACTACGCGGAAAAGAAAAGCGCAAAAAAGCTTCTGCTCTGGTCCATGATTCTGTGGGGTCTTCTTGCGGCGGCGACGGGTGTCATTACGAATGTGTCCCTCCTCCTCGTGGATCGGTTTTTACTGGGCATTGTGGAGAGTGCCGTGTTTCCCTCCTTGCTCATTCTTATCAGTCACTGGTTTACAAAAGGTGAACGATCACGCGCCAATACCATCCTCATCCTCGGCAATCCGGCAACCGTTTTGTGGATGTCTATCGCGTCAGGATACCTGGTCAAGTTTTTTGGTTGGCAGTGGATGTTTATCATTGAGGGCTTAATCGCCATCGTATGGAGTATCGTTTGGTGGTTTACCGTGAAGGACCAGCCGCAGGAGGCGTCATGGCTGACGAGTCAAGAGAAATCCGACTTACTTGAGGTTTTGAAAGAGGAGCAAAAGGAGATTCAACCGGTTCCCAACCTATTAGCCGCCGCGAAATCCAGAAATGTTTTCTGCTTAATGGCCGTCTATTTCTTCTGGAGCGTGGGCATCTACGGGTTCATCATGTGGTTGCCGTCTATCCTCAAACAGATGTCGCACGCGGGTATCGCGGCTACGGGTTGGTTGTCTGCCTTGCCGTATCTGTTGGCTATCTTCGCTATGATCGGCATCTCCTATATTTCGGATAAGACACTTCGCCGCAAAGCAGCGGTATGGCCATGCTTAAGTCTTGGTGGCGTTCTCCTCTACGTGTCGTTTCAAGTGGGGACACAACACTTTATCCTCTCGTACATCTTGCTGATTCTAGCAGGTGCTTCCATGTATGCACCATATGGTCCGTTTTTTGCAGCGATCACGGAAATGTTGCCGCGAAACGTCGCCGGTGGGGCAATGGCTTTGGTGAATAGCATGGGTGCCCTGGGTTCGTTCGTTGGCACGTATGTCGTCGGACTGATCAAGGGCTCAGCGGGAGGTCTACAAGCGGCGTTTCTTTTCATGGGTGTGGCCATGCTGTTGTCTGGGATTTTTATGGCGCTCGTAAAGGGGCGTCGAAACGGGAACGCCCATAACAGTACGACCGCGAGTTATAGCAAGTGA